From Desulfovibrio desulfuricans, a single genomic window includes:
- a CDS encoding ABC transporter ATP-binding protein, with product MSDMVFSLRNIGKTRPGDEGFRLRIEQLDVPRGSLLALVGPSGCGKSTALDMLACALSPDMTPEGFALPHKPTGSGQGDLPHPASAAASFAFSPQAGASTDILAAWRSGGTDALALLRLHHLGYVLQTGGLLPFLSARENIVLRCKSLGTLAKRQEAITTIVDRLGIGHLLGHYPATLSVGERQRVAIASALAHGPSVVLADEPTAALDPGHAANVLRLFAELARQLSITVVMVTHNLEQARQAGFVLAPVRVEQDKGGSASILHWTGRAA from the coding sequence ATGTCCGACATGGTTTTCAGCCTGCGTAATATTGGCAAAACCCGACCCGGTGACGAGGGCTTTCGCCTGCGCATAGAGCAGCTTGACGTGCCTCGCGGCAGTCTGCTGGCTCTGGTTGGCCCCAGCGGTTGCGGCAAAAGCACCGCGCTGGATATGCTGGCCTGCGCCCTCAGCCCGGATATGACGCCTGAGGGCTTTGCCCTGCCGCACAAACCCACCGGATCAGGGCAAGGCGACCTACCCCATCCCGCCAGTGCCGCCGCCAGTTTTGCGTTCAGCCCGCAGGCCGGGGCCTCCACGGATATTCTGGCCGCGTGGCGTAGCGGCGGCACCGACGCCCTGGCCCTGCTGCGCCTGCACCACCTTGGCTATGTGCTGCAAACAGGCGGTCTGCTGCCCTTCCTGAGCGCGCGCGAAAATATTGTGCTTCGCTGCAAGAGCCTTGGCACCCTTGCCAAGCGGCAGGAGGCCATCACAACCATTGTTGATCGGCTTGGCATTGGGCATTTACTGGGGCATTACCCGGCAACGCTCTCCGTAGGTGAACGCCAGCGGGTCGCCATAGCCTCGGCGCTGGCGCACGGGCCATCTGTCGTGCTGGCGGACGAACCCACAGCCGCGCTTGATCCCGGCCATGCGGCCAACGTGCTGCGGCTTTTTGCGGAGTTGGCGCGCCAGTTGAGCATCACTGTGGTCATGGTCACGCACAACCTTGAGCAGGCGCGTCAGGCTGGCTTTGTGCTCGCGCCGGTACGTGTGGAACAGGACAAGGGCGGTAGCGCGTCTATCCTCCACTGGACAGGGAGGGCGGCCTGA